One Pantanalinema sp. genomic window, CGACATCGAGTCCCGAGAAGAAGAGGAGGAGGATCCCGTGAAACACATCGGTCTGATCATCACCCCCCTGATGGCGCTGGCGCTCATGGGCGCCGGGGCGGCCAATGCCATCCCCAGTCAGCCCGGCACCATGACCCTTGCCGCCCAGAGCGTCAAGACGGAAAAGAAAACCGTCACCAAGACCACCAAGTCCCACAAGAAAGTGGCCCCCAAGGGGGGTGGCGGTGGCGAGATGAAGCGCGAGCATGAAAAGGCTCAAAAGCACATGGAGAAGAAGTCCGAGACGAAGACCGAAAAGAAGCCCATGAAGTAAGCCCGCAGCGGCATCAGATTGGCTGGCGAGGCGCAGTGGTCACTGCGCCTCGCCTCACGAACAAAGCCAGGCAGCCAGGAGTCCCAGCGCCAGGACCGGCGGGGTCAGCAGCAAGCCGTAGCGCAGGTACTCCCCCCAGCCGACCCTGAACCCCTTGGCCCCCAAGAGGCCCATCCACAAGAGGGTCGCGAGCGACCCGTAGGGGGTCAGCTTGGGCGCCACGTTCGCGCCGACCACGCTCGCGGCGATCGCCGCGGGGGTGGCTACCTCGGGCGCGTGCTGGAAGCTCAAAAGGCCGAGCAGCAAGGCAGGAAGGTTATTGAGGCCCGCCGCGAGGGCCGCGATGGATCCCCCCACGGCGAGCGGGCGCAGACCGGGGTCGACGGCGAGCCAGCCGGCCGCGAGCAGGGCCTGGCCGCCCGTTCGTGCGACCGCCTCGACCATGACGAACAGGCTCAGGGCGAAGACGGGGATGTCCCACGGTGTCAGGCGCGGCACGTCGATGAGCGCGAGCTGGCCCGAGGCCAGGCCCAGCGCGAGCAGGCCCAGGGCCACCGCCCCCACCACCCAGCACACCGGCCAGTGGAAGGCGTGGGCGAGCCCGAACCCGAGCCCGAGGGCCGCGAGCGCCGCCCAGCCGGCCGCGAACATGGGCCCGGCGGGCCGACGGGGCGCAGCGGCCTCGAGGGCGAGTCGCTCGGGGACCTGCGAACGGAACGCGAGCCAGCCGAAGCCCAGCGAGGCGAGGCCCAGGACCAGGCTGGGAACGGCCATCATGCGGGCATACTCTCCGAAGCCGATGCGGAAGTAGTCCGCCGCCATGATGTTGGTGAGGTTGCTCGTGACCAGGGGCGTGCTCGCCACGTCGATCAAGAAGCCCACCGGAAAGAGGTAGGCGTAGGCCTGCGCGCGGGTCGCCCCGCTTTTCAGCAGCAGCTCGGCGTAGATGGGCACCAGGATCAGCATGGCCCCGTCGTTGGCGAGCACCGCGGTGGTCGCCCAGGCGAGCAGCATCAGGCCCCACCAGGCGCGCCGGCCGTCGCCGCCGCTCGCCTGGGCGATTCGCCGGGCGCACCAGGCGAAGAACCCCGCGCGATCGAGCACCAGCGAGATCACCATGAGGCCGAGCAGGGTGAGGGTCGCATCCCAGACCAGCCCCCACACCGTCGCGATCGCGGACAGCGGAGCGAGCCCGCTCGCCATCAGGACGGCGGCCCCCGCCAAGGGCGGCGCCACCACCGGCAGGCGGAAGGGCCTGACGACGATCAAGAGGATGCAGAGCGCGAGCAGCGCCACTGAGAAGTAGTAAGCCATGGTCATTGGGGGTTAGAATTCTCTTGCTGTCATGAAAGGAGCAAACCTCGTGTCCGACGTCGTTATCTACCACAACCCGCGCTGCAGCAAGAGCCGCCAGGCCCTGGGCCTCATCGAGGAAGCGGGCGTCACCCCTTCGGTCGTGAAGTACCTCGACCACCCGCCGACCTTCGAGGAGCTCGACGGCCTGCTGCGCAAGCTCGGCATGGAGCCCCAGGCCCTGATGCGCACCGGCGAGGACCGGTACAAGGAGCTCGGGCTTTCGACCAGGCCCCTCTCGCGCGAGGAGGCGATCCGCTTGATGGTCGAGAACCCCATCCTCATCGAGCGGCCCATCGTCGTGAAGGGCGACAAGGCCGTGGTGGCCCGCCCGCCCGAGCGCGCGCAGGAGCTCTTGGGCTAACGCTTGGCCTCCTGGATCGCCCGGGTCTCGCCGACCACCTGCCTGAAGGCCTCGAAGCCCGGCTTGTGGCGGCCCCGGGCGGTCATCAGGCCGAAGGTCCCCTCGGTCGGGTAGAACGGCAGGGTGGGCGGGTCCATCAGCTCGTAGAAGACCCCGAACACGAAGCGATCCTTGAGCGGCGATCGCGCGATGGTGTTGAGCATGGCCCGGGTCGACTCGGCGGTCCAGCGCGCCTGGCGCTCTTCGCCGAAGGCGGTGAGGCAGCCCGTCTCGCAGACGGCGCCCTCCTTGCCGTAGCGCCGCATGACGTCCTCGACGTGGGCGAGGCCGGGCCAGGCGCTCCAGTCGTGGAGGTGCGAGTAGTTGCCCGGGTAGAAGTCATAGCCGACCACGTCGATGGCGCCGGAGGCCTCCTTCATGACCCCCTCTAGCGCGTCGTGCCAGGGGATCGAGAAGGTGTCGCACACGTTGATCACCGTCTTGACCTGCCAGCCGGGACGCCGGGCCTTGAAGCCCTCGATCGCCGCTCTGGCCTCGATGAAGACCCGCGCGTCGTGCTCCCTGGGGATCGGGTCCAGGATGGTGTTGAACTCGTTGCCGAGCTGCAGGTAGCTCACCCCCGGCCCCAGGGCGTCGACGGCGGCCTCCACGTAGACGCGGTAGCGCACGAAGAAGCCCTCGGGATCCCGCTTGAGCAGCTCCACCGCCCAGTCGGGGTAGCTGCCCAGGTTGACCTTGACCTTCATCCCGCGCGAAAGGCTCCCCTCCACCTGCTCGCGCAGGGCCGAGAGCCCCGCGGGGTCGATCGGGGCGTCCGAGGTGGGCTGCAGCTTGCTCCACGGCGCATCGAAGCGCAGCAGGCCCACGCCGAGCGCCTGGGCGGCGTCCAGCTGGGCGGCAGGGGCGATCGCCCCCTGGGCCTCGCTTGATGGGTGCCAGCTGATCCCCCAGGCGAAGTCCCGGGGGATCTCGGTCGAGAGGGCGGGGGGCGGCGGCCAGAAGGGGTGATAGGCGAGCGTGGCGATGAGCGCCAGGGGCGTGATGCCGAGCATCGCCCGTCGAGGCCATTTCGAACCGAACACAACCGTCCCTTTCCAAGTCGTGGCGCTGGATTGCAAGGCAATCATACGCCAAAAGGCACGAGAGTTTGAACTCTCGTGCCTCGTTCGACCGGAAGAAGAAGCTAGTCAGCGTAGGACTGGCGCAGGTCCTTGAGGTCCTTGAGCTCCTCGCGGGTGGCCTGGAGCTCGCCCTTGAGGGCGCGGATGCCGGCCTCGAGCTCGGCGATCTTGTTGGCGATCCCCACCGCGTCCTGCTGCTTGGCCTTGATGGCCTCGGCCAGGATCTCGTCGCGCAGGCCCTCCAGGTCGCCGATCTTGCGCTCCAGGGTGGCGATGTTCTTCTCGGTCTGGCCGATCTGGGCGTCGGTCTTGGCGATCTGGCCCTGGGTGCTCTTGATCTGGCCCTGGACCTTGGCCTGCTTGCCGAGCAGGCGCTCGATCTGCTGCTGGGTCAGGTTCAGCTCGCCGATCTTGGCGTCGCCCTTGGTCTCGAGGCGGGTGCGACGGACTTCGAGGAAGTGGCTCTCGAGGCCGTTGAGGGCCTGCTGGGTGTTGGTGTCGACCAGAGCGCCCTCGGTGCCGTGCAGGAGCTCCTCGGCGCGCCTGGCCTGCTGGGAGGCCGCCTCGCGCTTGGCCGCGGCGAGCTCGTCGTCCCCGCGGGCCTCGGCCGGAAGGGTCTTGAGGTACTGCTCGTAGTTCTTGGCGCCGTTGGCATCGTCGTACAGGACGCGGTGCTGCTGGGAGAGCTGGGCCTCCTTGGCGAGCAGGGCGTCCTGCTCGGTCTTGAGGTTGCCGATGCGGCCGTCCACCAGCTCGAGCTGGTTGCAGATGGCGTTGATCTCGGCCTGGAGCTGGGCCTTCTCCTTGGTGGCGCCCTTGATCTCGCCCTTGATCTCGTTGGCCTGCTGCACCTTCTCGGCGAGCACCTCCTTGAGCTCGGCGCGCTCGCGGTGCGCGTCCTTCAGCTCTTCCTGGTTGCGGCCGAGGGCCTTGTTGAGGGTGCCGATCTCCTTGTCGATGCGCAGCACCTGGTTCTTGATCGACGAGCCGGAGGCCGTGGTGGCGCCGGTCGAAGGTAGATTGAAGTTGACGCGATCGCCCGGCAGCGGCCGGGTCGAAGTGGGCTCCTGGGGAGCTTCCGGCTTGGGGCGCTGCGTGACGCCGCCCTGCAAGGAGGCCCAGTTGATGCTGTAGAGCTTGCCCTGCGAACCGTTCGCCTTGTCCATCGGAATCCCCTCCTGAACCCGCCGTCAGCTGGCGGCAATCTTGACTGACATGTCTATCGACGCCCGAGCGCAGATCTTGCGCGGTCCCCAAGACCCTGCCATGGTAGACTGTCAAGAATAAGACTATCCCTTCGCGCCCGCTCTTCCGGTGCGCCGCTTCAAAGGATCGACGATGGAACCCACCATGGAAGCCAACCCGAACGCGCATCGCCTCATCCGCGCCGCCCGCCGCCTGCCGAACGATCGCCCCCCGGTCTGGATCATGCGCCAGGCGGGCCGCTACATGGCCGAGTTCCGCGCCATCCGCGCCAAGGTGGACTTCCTGACCCTCTGCCGCACCCCGGACCTGGCCGCCGAGGTCACCATGCAGCCCATCGACAAGGTGGGCGTGGACGCGGCGATCATCTTCTCGGACATCCTCATCCCGCTCACCCCCATGGGCATGGACGTCCAGTTCGACGACAAGGGGCCTCACCTGCTCAACCCCCTGCGCACCATCGCCGACATCGAGCGGATGCGCGTGCCCGTCGCCGCCGAGGAGACCCCCTACACCGGCGAGGCCCTCAAGCTCACCAAGAAGGCGCTCGGCGGCAAGCTCCCCTTGATCGGCTTCGCCGGCGCTCCCTGGACGCTCGCGGCCTACATGGTCGAGGGCGGCGGCAGCAAGAACTACAGCCACATCAAGACCCTGATGTACCGCGAGCCCGCGGCCTTCCACCTCCTGATGGACAAGCTCGCCGACACCCTGATCGACTACCTGCGCTACCAGATGGAATCCGGCGCCGACATCGTCCAGATCTTCGAGAGCTGGGGCGGCTACCTCTCGCCCGAGGACTACCGCACCTTCGCCCTGCCCGCCACCAAGAAGATCATCGCGGGCATCCAGGACATGGGCAAGCCCGTCATCCTGTACATGAACGGCGCGGGCCACGTCCTCGAGGACCTGGCGAACTCCGGGGCCGACTGCGTCGGCATCGACTGGCGCGTGGACATCGGCCAGGCCTTCGACCGCATCGGCGATCGCGTCGCCATCCAGGGCAACATGGATCCCTGCCGCCTCTACGGCAGCCCCGAGACGATCCGCGCCGAGGTGCGCCGGATCGCCGAGGCGGTGGGCGATCGCCCCGGCCACATCTTCAACCTCGGCCACGGCATCCTGCCGGACGTGCCGGTCGAGCACGCCCAGGCCTTCGTCCAGGCCGTCAAGGAGCTCGCCGCCTCCCCGGTCGCCTGAGCCCTTCGATGACTCCCGCGACCCAGGCCGTCAAGGCCTACCTTCAGGATCTCCAGGCCGGCATCGTCGCGCACCTGGAGCGCATCGACGGGGGCTGCTTCCTGCGCGACGCGTGGGAGCGCCCCGCGGGCGGCGGCGGCCTCACCTGCCTGATCGAGGGCGGCGACGTCCTCGAGCGGGGCGGCGTCGCCTTCTCCCACGTCACGGGCACCCAGATGCCCCCCTCGGCCACGGCCCACCGGCCCGAGCTGGTGGGCGGCTCCTGGGAGGCCATGGGCGTCTCCTTGGTCCTGCACCCGCGCAACCCCTACGCGCCCACCGTCCACATGAACGTGCGGTTCTTCTCGGCCACCAAGCCGGGGCTGGATCCGGTCTGGTGGTTCGGCGGCGGCATGGACCTGACGCCCTACTACGGCTTCGAGGAGGACGCGCAGCACTTCCACCGGGAGTGCCGCGACGCCCTTGCGCCCTTCGGCGACGACTACCACCCGCGCTTCAAGACGTGGTGCGACGAGTACTTCTACCTCAAGCACCGCCAGGAGCCGCGCGGGATCGGCGGGATCTTCTTCGACGATCTCTCGGACCAGGACTTCGAGTTCAGCTTCGCGCTCATGCAAAGCGTGGGCGACCACTTCCTGGGGGCCTACGCGCCGATCCTGGACCGTCGCAAGGACACGCCGTACGGCGATCGCGAGCGAGACTTCCAGGCCTATCGCCGGGGCCGCTACGTCGAGTTCAACCTGGTCTGGGACCGGGGCACCCATTTCGGGCTCCAGTCGGGCGGCCGAACCGAATCGATCCTCATGTCCATGCCCCCCGTGGCGGCGTGGCGCTACGACTATCACCCCGAACCGGGCACTCCCGAAGCCAGGCTCTACACGGACTTTCTCATCAACAAGGATTGGATCTAGCCCATGTCCGCTTCCCTCTACCTCTGGATCAAGGCCCTTCACGTCATCGCCGTCATCGCCTGGATGGCCGCCATGCTCTACCTGCCCAGGCTCTATGTCTACCACGCCATGGAGACCGACCAGGCCGTCATGGACCGCTTCCAGGTCATGGAGCGCCGCCTGCTGCGCGCCATCATGAACCCGGCGATGATCGTGAGCCTGCTCGCGGGCCTCGCCATGATCTGGATGAACCCCGCCCTGCTCAAGATGCCCTGGTTCCACGTCAAGCTGACCATGCTGGTCGGCATGTTCGCCTGCCACGGCATCTACTCGGCTGCGCGCACCAAGCTCATCGCCAACCCGCGCTACAAGTCGGACAAGTACTTCCGGGTCCTCAACGAGGTCCCCACCCTCCTGATGATCGTCATCGTCATCATGGTGATCGTCCGCCCCTTCTAAGCCTGATCCCCCGCCCCCCGGTGGGGCGGGGTTGAGCGTCTAATAAAACTGTTCCATCAAGCCGCTTATAGCGGCCAAACTCGACACATGCCTGGTTTTATTAGATGCGAGGAGGGGTGGGGGGATAAAATCAAGTTCCTTTTCACATGGAATTGATTTAGTTTTAATTCTCTGTTGAGAATGTCCCGCCGCCATGGGGCCGACAACTCCGAGGTAACCCCACCTCGTTACCTCGGAGATCGCCATGGACGTCGCAAAGCTCGGCGCAACCCCCACCTTTCCGCAGCGCAAGGCGCCTCAGCCGAGCGCCGCGCCTGCGAGCGCCAGCGCCGCCACCATGCCGGCGGACAGCCTCACGCTTCAGCGCAAGGTCCTCGCCCTCGAGCTTCCGCCCCTCAAGGCCGGCCAGAAGTTCGAGATGGACGGTGAGGCGGACGGCACGTCGTTCGGCGGCACCGCCACGGTCAAGGCGCGCAGCGACAAGCAGCTCGAGATGACGCTCAACGCCAAGGTCCTCTTCTTCACCAAGAAGATCGACCTGAGCATCGAGACGCGTCCCGACGGCAGCGTCAAGGCGACGGCCATCGAGCCCGGCGAGGAGAAGCCCATGTTCTCGGGCGTCTTCAAGCTCCAGTCCCAGGAGGGCGGCAAGGCGATCCTCAAGGACGCCTCCGGCAAGCCGGGGACCCTCACCCAGCACCCCGACGGCGCCATCTCCATCCAGCTCGACACCATCAAGCTCGACCTGAAGGCCTGACAGGCCGCGCCCGTTTCGTTCGGCGTTCACCGGGAATAATGAACCGGCCCATCCCCGAGGGGGTGGGCCGGTTTCACGTTCGCTTGGAGAGGTCGATGAAGAAGTTACTCGCTGCCCTGGCCTTCACCGTCGGGCTTGGTTCCCTCCACCTTCCGGCCTTCGCCGCCACGAGCTTCGAGCCCGGGATCGAGTGGAAGACCCTCGAGAGCGATCACTTCCGGGTCAACTACCCGCCCGGCCTCGAGCAGCTCGGCCGCCGCGTCCTGGCCTACGCCGAGGACGCCCACAAGAAGGTCGCCCCGTACATGGGCGTCACGCCCTACGAGAAGACCGAGATCGTCTGCTTCGACACCTACGACGACACCAACGCCAACGCGAGCAACTACCCCCACAACCGGATCATGCTCAACCTGCACCCGCCCTCGCCCGACTCGGGCTTCGCCATGGGCCGGTACGACGACTGGATCCGGTACGTCATCCTCCACGAGTACACCCACATCATCCACAACAACGCGACGCCCTGGCATCTGGTGCAGCTCAACGCCATCCTGGGCCAGCTCTTCTTCAGCAACGTGCAGCTCCAGGGTATTCCGCGATCGCTGACGGCCTACATCCCGCAGCTCATGCTGGAGAGCCCGCGGTTCGTGACCGAGGGCTGGGCCGTCACCACCGAGTCCAAGTTCACCCCCGGCGGCCGCGCCAAGGAGGGCGACCTGGACATGCGCCTGCGCATGGCGACCCTCGAAGGCAAGCTCTACGGCATCGACCAGGTCAACGGCTCCTACGAGCTGGAGTGGCCCACGGGCGGCAACGAGTACGACTACGGCACCGCCTTCTTCCAGTACCTGATCGAGGCCTACGGCGAGGACAAGCCCCCCGCGATCCTGCGCGCGCTCGGCAGGTCCCCCTTGCTCGGCATCGACTTCGCCGTCGGCCAGGTCATCCCGGGCAAGAACGGGACCACCCTCTGGAACGAGACGATGGCCTGGCTCAAGCGCCGCACCGCGCGCCAGGTCGCGCAGATCAAGGAGCAGCCCCTCACCGAGGCCCGCGCCCTGACCGCCGGCGGTCGTCACCACCATCATCCCCGCTGGCTGTCGGACGGCTCGGTCACCGTCACCGAGTCGTACAAGGGCAAGAGCTCGGCGCTGGTAAAGGTCGCCACGGGCGAGCAGCCCGGCATCACCCGCCTCTTCGGAAAGGCCGCGATCGGCGATGCGGTCCCCACCAGCGATGGCCGCTTCATCTACTACGCCACCCAGGGCGAGGATCGGTACGCGAGCTACTCGGACCTCTACCGCTTCGACGCCGCGAGCCGCCAGGTCAAGCAGCTCACCACCAACCGCCGCGCCGCGGAACCCGCCGTCTCGCCGGACGGCACGAAGCTCGTCGCCGTCGTGACCGCCGAGGGCAGCAACTACCTGGTGCTCTTCGACGGCGAGGGTCGTGAGCTCAAGCGCCTCACCTCGCCGACCCCGGAGGTCACCTACGCCAACCCCTCGTTTTCGCCCGACGGCACGCGGCTGGTCGCCTCGCGCTGGAAGAACGGCCGCTACAACCTGGTCGAGCTGAACGTCGAGACCCTCGCCGTCAAGGAGCTGACCTCGGGGGACGCCCTCGACTTCTACCCGGCCTACACGGCCGACGGCAAGTACCTGACCTTCACCTCGGACCGCAGCGGCGTCTTCAACCTCTACGCCCTGCGCCTGTCGGACGGCACGCTCAGACGCCTCACCAACGTGGTGGGCGGCGCCTTCGACGGCCGGGTCTCGCCGGACGGCAAGCAGCTCGCGTTCATCGACTACGGTGCGAGCGGCTACGACCTCAAGGTCATGCCCTTTGCCCCCGAGAGGGGGATCGCGACGGCCATGGGCGACGCGGTCACCAGCGACTTCGAGGGCCGCTTCGTCTCGCGCGTGACCGAGAAGGCCACGCCGGTCGAGATGGACTTCGCCCTCTCGGCCACCCCCAGGCCCTACAGCCCGTGGCCGACGCTCGCTCCCAACACTTACCTGCCCTTTGCGGCCGTCAGCCAGTTCGGCGCCCAGGCGGGCTTCGCCACCCATGGGCGCGACGTGCTCTACCAGCACTTCTACTACCTGTACGGCGGCGGCTATGTCAGCGGGCTGCCGGCGCTCACCGGCCACCCCTACCTGGGCTTCACCTACCAGAACGACCAGTGGCTGCCCTCGCTGTCCATCGAGTACAGCAAGGGCCCCTCGCCTAGCCTGTACGGGGTGGTGGGCAACTCGCCGGTCTACCTCTGGCAGGACCAGCAGGCCCTGAACCTCCAGGCGCGCCTGCCCGGCATCCCCACCCCGCTCATCGGGTCCAACTGGGTGACGGGCGACAGCGTCGTGATGGGGCTGCGCACCGTCCACAACCAGGACTACATGCTCAGCGACGCGGCCCTGAGCCAGTTCAGCGAGATCCCGGCCGGCACCCCCATCCCGGCCTCGCCCATCGTGCAGAACGGCGGGCTCTCGAACAGCGTCTACGCCA contains:
- a CDS encoding ArsB/NhaD family transporter yields the protein MAYYFSVALLALCILLIVVRPFRLPVVAPPLAGAAVLMASGLAPLSAIATVWGLVWDATLTLLGLMVISLVLDRAGFFAWCARRIAQASGGDGRRAWWGLMLLAWATTAVLANDGAMLILVPIYAELLLKSGATRAQAYAYLFPVGFLIDVASTPLVTSNLTNIMAADYFRIGFGEYARMMAVPSLVLGLASLGFGWLAFRSQVPERLALEAAAPRRPAGPMFAAGWAALAALGLGFGLAHAFHWPVCWVVGAVALGLLALGLASGQLALIDVPRLTPWDIPVFALSLFVMVEAVARTGGQALLAAGWLAVDPGLRPLAVGGSIAALAAGLNNLPALLLGLLSFQHAPEVATPAAIAASVVGANVAPKLTPYGSLATLLWMGLLGAKGFRVGWGEYLRYGLLLTPPVLALGLLAAWLCS
- the arsC gene encoding arsenate reductase (glutaredoxin) (This arsenate reductase requires both glutathione and glutaredoxin to convert arsenate to arsenite, after which the efflux transporter formed by ArsA and ArsB can extrude the arsenite from the cell, providing resistance.): MSDVVIYHNPRCSKSRQALGLIEEAGVTPSVVKYLDHPPTFEELDGLLRKLGMEPQALMRTGEDRYKELGLSTRPLSREEAIRLMVENPILIERPIVVKGDKAVVARPPERAQELLG
- the hemE gene encoding uroporphyrinogen decarboxylase, whose protein sequence is MEPTMEANPNAHRLIRAARRLPNDRPPVWIMRQAGRYMAEFRAIRAKVDFLTLCRTPDLAAEVTMQPIDKVGVDAAIIFSDILIPLTPMGMDVQFDDKGPHLLNPLRTIADIERMRVPVAAEETPYTGEALKLTKKALGGKLPLIGFAGAPWTLAAYMVEGGGSKNYSHIKTLMYREPAAFHLLMDKLADTLIDYLRYQMESGADIVQIFESWGGYLSPEDYRTFALPATKKIIAGIQDMGKPVILYMNGAGHVLEDLANSGADCVGIDWRVDIGQAFDRIGDRVAIQGNMDPCRLYGSPETIRAEVRRIAEAVGDRPGHIFNLGHGILPDVPVEHAQAFVQAVKELAASPVA
- the hemF gene encoding oxygen-dependent coproporphyrinogen oxidase, coding for MTPATQAVKAYLQDLQAGIVAHLERIDGGCFLRDAWERPAGGGGLTCLIEGGDVLERGGVAFSHVTGTQMPPSATAHRPELVGGSWEAMGVSLVLHPRNPYAPTVHMNVRFFSATKPGLDPVWWFGGGMDLTPYYGFEEDAQHFHRECRDALAPFGDDYHPRFKTWCDEYFYLKHRQEPRGIGGIFFDDLSDQDFEFSFALMQSVGDHFLGAYAPILDRRKDTPYGDRERDFQAYRRGRYVEFNLVWDRGTHFGLQSGGRTESILMSMPPVAAWRYDYHPEPGTPEARLYTDFLINKDWI
- the hemJ gene encoding protoporphyrinogen oxidase HemJ, with product MSASLYLWIKALHVIAVIAWMAAMLYLPRLYVYHAMETDQAVMDRFQVMERRLLRAIMNPAMIVSLLAGLAMIWMNPALLKMPWFHVKLTMLVGMFACHGIYSAARTKLIANPRYKSDKYFRVLNEVPTLLMIVIVIMVIVRPF